From one Lolium rigidum isolate FL_2022 chromosome 4, APGP_CSIRO_Lrig_0.1, whole genome shotgun sequence genomic stretch:
- the LOC124708680 gene encoding replication protein A 70 kDa DNA-binding subunit C-like yields the protein MEAPPPPLAAGAVKEIAELPNGPGTTQPVLQAADVRPVTAKGAAAGVQQSERFRMLVSDGVHSLQSMLSTDLNHLVRDGTLRPGSIVQLMDIMCNTIQGRRIIIVCKLDVLRTECAMIGKPKLYETKTVREGQEPNLQANAVAPRVEQFASNLPYGGPSNGAHGTGGSSIGRTIENGPNNVLPGGSYGTMPAQNTMNANVVQPNAQRPLLNSQQNTLNANVVQPNSQRPLPNSHQNQRFAGSGTGGYSGPPGNIYMRPAQPSYQQPPPVGTGGYSGPPGNTYMRPAQPSYQQPPPVYRNSGPAAKNEAAPRVVPISALNPYQGIWTIKARVTAKTHVHHYVNGRGPGKLFTFDLLDAHGGEIRAKCFNEVVDKFCDLIEVDKVYLLSRGGLKPAQKQYNHLNNDYEISLDATTSIEVCSSDDSSIPRQQFNFQQISEIANMDKGATVDLLAVVTSVSPSFPVMRKNGMETQKRMVELKDMSGCSVETTFWGNFCDAEGQQLQVLCDSGSNPILALKSGLVGDFNGKSVGTISSSSLKINPDFPDAEKLRQWYMTEGKNAAFSSLSGRMSGTGMTDVRKTVAQIKDEGLGRSEKPDWVTVMGAISHIKTDSFCYPACTVEVNGTRCNKKVTNNGDGMWQGEKCDHSSQDCEYRYVMQCRIQDHTGTTYATAFQEAGEEILGLTAQDLFRIKNEDEVQFAGIIQGVSFQQYLFKLKVKEETFNDEARLKANIVKAQKLDDTSKNSCSLLGAIESLLVEEDGSGSTPGANGAAAINPGTTSNNNHAMNAQTCAVCGSNEHSVQNCPAVAMDMQQPAASGFTASSYGSSAGYANASSGVCFKCNQPGHYSSNCPGQAISYGYSAGNANARSDLCFKCHQPGHFSSNCPGQAAISYGSSGGNTNARSDVCYKCNQPGHFAKDCVAQAAAPQRQSYGNSATSGGYNRQSYVGSF from the exons atggaggcgccgccgccgccgctggccgcGGGCGCGGTGAAGGAGATCGCGGAGCTGCCCAACGGCCCCGGCACGACCCAGCCGGTGCTGCAGGCGGCGGACGTGCGGCCCGTGACCGCcaagggcgcggcggcgggggtgcAGCAGTCGGAGCGGTTCCGGATGCTCGTCTCCGACGGCGTCCACTCGCTGCAGTCCATGCTCTCCACCGACCTCAACCACCTCGTCAGGGACGGCACCCTCCGCCCAGGCTCCATCGTCCAGCTCATGGACATCATGTGCAACACCATCCAGGGACGCAG GATCATTATTGTTTGCAAACTTGATGTTCTGCGAACTGAGTGCGCCATGATTGGGAAGCCAAAGCTTTACGAGACGAAAACCGTACGTGAAGGCCAGGAGCCCAACTTACAGGCTAATGCTGTTGCCCCAAGGGTGGAGCAGTTTGCTAGCAATCTGCCATATGGTGGACCCTCCAATGGTGCCCACGGCACAGGGGGCTCTTCTATTGGTCGGACAATCGAAAATGGACCTAACAATGTGTTGCCTGGTGGATCTTATGGTACAATGCCAGCACAGAACACAATGAATGCCAATGTGGTGCAGCCAAACGCTCAGCGGCCCTTACTGAACTCTCAACAGAACACACTGAATGCCAATGTGGTGCAGCCAAACTCTCAGCGGCCCTTACCGAACTCTCATCAAAACCAAAGGTTTGCGGGTTCTGGTACAGGTGGGTACTCTGGCCCTCCTGGCAATATTTATATGCGTCCTGCACAGCCTTCGTATCAGCAGCCACCTCCAGTAGGTACAGGTGGGTACTCTGGCCCTCCTGGCAATACTTATATGCGTCCTGCACAGCCTTCGTATCAGCAGCCACCTCCAGTATATAGAAATAGCGGTCCAGCTGCTAAGAATGAAGCTGCCCCTCGTGTTGTCCCTATTTCTGCGTTGAACCCATACCAAGGTATATGGACAATAAAGGCCAGGGTGACTGCAAAGACTCATGTCCATCACTACGTCAATGGAAGAGGTCCAGGAAAACTCTTCACCTTTGATCTCCTTGATGCACATGGTGGAGAAATTCGTGCAAAATGCTTTAATGAGGTTGTTGATAAGTTCTGTGACCTAATTGAGGTTGATAAGGTGTATTTGCTATCTAGAGGGGGGTTGAAACCCGCACAGAAGCAGTATAACCATTTGAACAATGACTATGAAATCAGTCTGGATGCTACAACATCTATAGAAGTTTGTTCTAGTGATGACAGCAGCATCCCTAGGCAGCAGTTCAATTTCCAACAAATCAGTGAAATAGCGAATATGGATAAAGGAGCCACGGTAGATTTACTTGCGGTTGTTACTTCGGTTAGCCCTTCTTTTCCAGTAATGCGGAAGAATGGTATGGAAACCCAGAAAAGAATGGTCGAACTGAAGGACATGTCTGGTTGCAGCGTGGAAACAACCTTCTGGGGTAACTTCTGTGATGCTGAAGGTCAGCAGCTGCAGGTGCTGTGTGATTCTGGTTCAAATCCTATACTTGCCCTGAAAAGTGGCCTTGTCGGTGATTTCAATGGCAAATCAGTGGGCACAATCAGCTCAAGCTCCTTAAAAATAAATCCGGACTTTCCTGATGCAGAAAAGCTGAGGCAGTGGTACATGACTGAAGGCAAAAACGCTGCTTTCAGTTCTTTGTCTGGGAGAATGTCAGGCACAGGCATGACTGATGTTCGAAAAACTGTTGCTCAGATCAAGGATGAAGGCTTGGGGAGATCAGAGAAGCCTGATTGGGTCACTGTTATGGGTGCAATTTCACACATCAAGACCGACAGTTTTTGTTACCCTGCTTGCACCGTGGAGGTTAATGGTACGCGGTGCAATAAAAAGGTCACAAATAATGGTGACGGGATGTGGCAAGGCGAGAAATGTGATCACAGCTCTCAAGATTGCGAATATAGGTATGTGATGCAGTGTCGAATCCAGGATCACACTGGGACTACCTATGCAACTGCTTTCCAAGAGGCTGGCGAGGAGATCCTTGGCCTCACAGCGCAAGATCTTTTCAGGATAAAAAATGAAGACGAAGTACAATTTGCAGGAATCATACAGGGTGTTTCTTTCCAGCAGTATCTCTTCAAGCTGAAAGTCAAGGAAGAAACATTTAATGATGAAGCACGTCTGAAAGCCAACATTGTTAAGGCTCAAAAATTGGATGACACATCGAAAAATAGTTGTTCTCTTTTGGGAGCAATTGAGAGCCTGTTGGTGGAGGAGGACGGCTCAGGCTCAACTCCTGGGGCGAATGGTGCTGCTGCTATTAACCCTGGGACCACCTCCAACAATaaccatgccatgaatgcacagaCTTGCGCTGTTTGTGGGTCTAATGAGCACAGTGTGCAGAACTGTCCTGCGGTGGCCATGGATATGCAGCAACCAGCAGCAAGCGGCTTCACGGCTAGTTCCTATGGTTCCTCGGCTGGCTATGCCAACGCCAGTTCAGGCGTGTGCTTCAAATGCAATCAGCCTGGACACTACTCTAGCAACTGCCCAGGGCAGGCCATCTCCTATGGTTATTCAGCCGGCAACGCCAACGCCAGATCAGACTTGTGCTTCAAATGTCATCAGCCTGGGCACTTCTCTAGCAACTGCCCAGGGCAGGCAGCAATCTCCTACGGCTCTTCAGGTGGCAACACTAATGCCAGATCAGACGTGTGCTACAAATGCAATCAGCCTGGGCACTTCGCCAAAGACTGTGTGGCGCAGGCTGCTGCCCCCCAGCGCCAGAGCTACGGAAATAGTGCCACGTCAGGAGGATACAACAGGCAGTCCTATGTTGGTAGTTTCTGA
- the LOC124650461 gene encoding zealexin A1 synthase-like, producing the protein MGFTTLALLLFSLFLLLKLIIVGRYTWPTRALRLPPGPWQLPLVGSLHHLLLSRFGDLPHRAMRELSRTHGPLMLLRLGAVPTLVVSSAEAAREVMKTHDAAFAGRHLSATLEIISCGGQGILFSPCNDRWRELRKVCVLELFSQRRVLSFRPGREDEVARLLRSVSAECRDGRAVNLSEKICRMMNDVVVRAAVGGRCARRDEFLHELDEAVRLTGGFNLADLYPSSRLVRRFSAAARDMGKCQRSIFRIVQSIIQERAGAPAPPERDEDLLGVLLRLQKDGGLQFELTTEIISTAIFDIFGAGSETSSTTVEWAMSELMKNPRILHKAQAEVREAFKGQGRLSEEDIVKVRLGYLHLVIKETLRLHPPAALLLPRECGTCRVMGYDVPKGTKVFVNVWAIGRDDRYWGADAEAFRPERFDHKEKSTAVDFKGADFEFLPFGAGRRMCPGMSLGMANMELALASLLFHFDWELPSGVRPQDLDMTETFGITVRRNSKLWLHAQPRVPCA; encoded by the exons ATGGGCTTCACCACGCTCGCACTGCTACTCttctccctcttcctcctcctgaagCTGATCATTGTCGGTCGCTACACATGGCCGACACGCGCGCTCCGACTGCCTCCCGGCCCATGGCAACTGCCTCTCGTCGGCAGCTTGCACCACCTCCTGCTGTCGCGCTTCGGCGATCTACCCCACCGGGCCATGCGCGAGCTCTCCCGCACACACGGCCCCCTCATGCTCCTCCGACTCGGTGCCGTGCCGACGCTGGTGGTGTCCTCCGCCGAGGCCGCTCGGGAGGTGATGAAGACCCACGACGCCGCCTTCGCCGGCCGCCACCTGAGCGCCACGCTCGAGATCATCAGCTGCGGCGGGCAAGGCATACTCTTCTCCCCCTGCAACGACCGCTGGCGCGAGCTCCGCAAGGTGTGCGTGCTGGAGCTCTTCAGCCAGCGCCGCGTGCTGTCCTTCCGCCCCGGccgggaggacgaggtggcgcggCTCCTCCGGTCCGTGTCCGCCGAGTGCCGCGACGGCCGCGCCGTCAACCTCAGCGAGAAGATCTGCCGCATGATGAACGACGTGGTGGTGCGCGCGGCCGTCGGCGGGAGGTGCGCCCGCCGCGACGAGTTCTTGCACGAGCTCGACGAGGCAGTGCGGCTCACCGGCGGCTTCAACCTCGCCGACCTGTACCCGTCGTCGCGGCTGGTGCGCCGCTTCAGCGCGGCCGCGCGGGACATGGGGAAGTGCCAGAGGAGCATATTCCGCATCGTGCAAAGTATCATACAGGAACGCGCCGGCGCGCCTGCGCCGCCGGAGAGAGACGAGGACCTGCTCGGCGTGCTTCTGAGGCTTCAAAAGGACGGCGGGCTCCAGTTTGAACTCACCACCGAGATCATCAGCACCGCCATTTTC GACATTTTTGGTGCTGGAAGCGAGACCTCGTCGACGACGGTAGAATGGGCAATGTCGGAGCTCATGAAGAACCCACGAATCCTGCACAAGGCGCAAGCGGAGGTGCGAGAGGCCTTCAAGGGGCAGGGCAGGCTGAGCGAGGAAGACATCGTCAAGGTGAGGCTGGGCTACCTGCATCTGGTGATCAAGGAGACCCTGAGGCTGCACCCTCCGGCGGCGCTCCTGCTGCCCCGTGAGTGCGGA ACGTGCCGGGTGATGGGCTACGACGTGCCCAAGGGCACCAAGGTGTTCGTCAACGTGTGGGCGATCGGGCGGGACGACAGGTACTGGGGCGCCGACGCTGAAGCGTTCAGGCCGGAGAGGTTCGACCACAAGGAGAAGAGCACCGCCGTCGACTTCAAGGGCGCCGACTTCGAGTTCCTCCCGTTCGGAGCTGGCCGGAGGATGTGCCCCGGCATGTCGCTCGGGATGGCCAACATGGAGCTGGCGCTCGCTAGCCTCCTTTTCCACTTCGATTGGGAGCTGCCCTCTGGTGTCAGGCCCCAAGATCTGGACATGACAGAGACCTTTGGCATTACTGTGAGAAGGAACTCCAAGCTATGGCTTCACGCACAGCCGCGTGTTCCGTGTGCATAA